From Epinephelus lanceolatus isolate andai-2023 chromosome 2, ASM4190304v1, whole genome shotgun sequence, one genomic window encodes:
- the lrrc28 gene encoding leucine-rich repeat-containing protein 28, with protein sequence MATELHETICMAKQERHKNLFLNYRNLNIFPVELLKDEGLQFLERLYMKRNSLTTLPDNLAQKLPNLIELYLHSNNIVIIPEAIGNLARLQSLDLSSNALQFLCPEIGRLRSLRHLRLSNNQLKCLPPEIGDLQDLETLDVSMNQLMSLPDRLRRCVSLQNLTADHNSLSHVPRQLCWLHRLNQLSMAANRLTFLPLDLGRSRELQFVFVDNNGDLKGLPSYLYNKVIGCSGCGVSAQVLEGDIGEALGEELSEALVGLPAEVKVVGSETDNVIPLEEIALRTLHRMYHQRPSDLNLLPPISLPKSLLDLLQFPLGHCHRCSQAMFIIIYPKLFPLRDTALAGVHRRTTVSFVAYCCSSRCLRTFDLQ encoded by the exons ATGGCAACTGAACTCCATGAGACTATTTGCATGGCCAAGCAGGAGCGCCACAAAAATCTCTTTCTTAACTACAGAAACCTGAATATTTTCCCTGTAGAACTGCTGAAGGATGAAGGCCTGCAGTTTCTGGAGAGACTGTACATGAAGAGGAACTCACTCACAACACTG CCTGACAATCTTGCTCAGAAGCTCCCAAATCTCATTGAACT GTATTTGCACTCAAACAATATAGTCATTATTCCTGAAG CTATTGGAAACTTGGCCAGACTGCAGTCATTGGACCTGAGCAGTAACGCCCTCCAGTTCCTTTGTCCAGAGATTGGACGACTGAGGTCTCTACGGCACCTGAGACTGTCCAATAACCAGCTGAAATGCCTTCCTCCAG AGATCGGTGATCTGCAGGACCTGGAGACTCTGGACGTGTCAATGAACCAGCTGATGTCGCTACCTGACCGGCTGCGccgctgtgtctctctgcagaatCTGACGGCCGATCACAACTCGTTGAGCCACGTTCCCCGGCAGCTCTGCTGGCTCCACCGCCTCAACCAACTCTCCATGGCTGCTAACAGGCTGACCTTTCTACCGCTCG atCTGGGCAGATCACGAGAgctgcagtttgtgtttgtggacaACAATGGGGATCTGAAAGGCCTCCCCTCGTACCTGTACAACAAGGTCATCGGCTGCAGCGG GTGCGGTGTGTCAGCCCAGGTGTTGGAGGGTGACATTGGTGAGGCACTGGGTGAAGAACTGAGTGAGGCCCTGGTCGGGCTTCCGGCTGAAGTGAAGGTGGTGGGCTCAGAGACGGATAACGTGATCCCCCTGGAGGAGATCGCCTTGAGGACCCTGCACCGCATGTACCACCAACGCCCATCCG ACCTCAACTTGCTGCCTCCCATCAGCCTCCCAAAGAGCCTGCTGGACCTGCTGCAGTTCCCCCTGGGACACTGCCACCGATGTAGCCAAGCCATGTTCATCATCATCTACCCCAAACTCTTCCCCCTCCGTGATACTGCACTGGCCGGAGTGCACCGCAG GACGACTGTGAGTTTTGTGGCCTATTGCTGCTCCAGCCGCTGCCTCCGGACCTTTGACCTCCAGTGA